ATGAATGCCGGCCTTTGGGCGATCGCAGTCTACCTCATCGTGCAGCTCGTCGACGGCTATCTGATCGTGCCGTACGTCGCGCGCAGGACGGTCGATCTCGCCCCGGCCCTTGTCCTCGGCGCCCAGCTTCTGCTCGGCGCGTTGTTCGGGCTCATGGGCCTGGCCCTGGCCGACCCGATCGTCGCGATGATCAAGGTCGCGCTCGAGCGCCACTCGGAAGAGAAATCCGACAGGGAATCCTGATCGTGAACCGGATCTCGTGAGGCGGGTCAGGCCACGGCCTCATCGCGCGACGGCGCTAATCATCTAGGCTGGAGCGTTCATCCGACCTGCGATTCGACCCGGTTCAAAGGATTACCGGCCGAGTCGTGGCGGCCGAGGAACGCCTGCCTCGGCGGTCAGCGGACGGGCGTATCTGGGGCGCCCGGTGGGCACCCCATCCGCCGTCACTCGCCGCCGGGGCCGCCCGGCATGCCTCCACCGGGCGCGCCGCCACCGCCTGGGGCGCCGCCCTGCATCTGCTGCATCTGCTGCTGCATCATCATCTGGCGGACCGTTGCCTCCGGCAGGAACTCGAGCAACTCCACATCGAACTCGAGCGTCGAGTTCGGCGGGATCGCGCCCTGCCCTTCGCTGCCGTAGCCAAGCTCGGGCGGGATGCGGAACTGATATTTGGCGCCCTTGCGCATCAGCTTGAGGCCTTCTGTGAAGCCCTTGACGAGCGCGCCGTCGGCGAGTGGCATCGGCGTCGGCTGGCGGCCCTCATTGCTGTCGAAAATCGTGCCGTCGGACAGTCGACCGGTATAAATGACCAACGCGATGTCTGTGGAGGTCGGGCTTGCGCCCTCGCCTTCTTTGATGACCCGGTACTGGAGGCCCGAAGCCGTTTTCTGGAGAACCTGGTGCGCGGTCCCCGCCCAGGCCACTCCGGCCGCGAGCAGCGACAGCAGGATCAGCCCGAGCCAGAGCTTCAGGACCGAGCCCTTCCGGATCGGACGGAGCGGAACGGCGGTGACCGACATGACGATTCCCTCGAAAATGAAAAAAGGGGCGGCGGTGGAAGGTCGTCGTGCCCGGCACGACGGAGAGCTGCCGCGCAGCTCTCACCTACCCACTATCGCCGCCCCTGATCTTGGCAAGCCTGCAATCGGCAGCCCGGGCTGAGCCGGACTTAACGAACGCCGTCGCGCTCGGCCCGCTTGCGCTCGAGCTTGCGCGCCCGGCGAATCGCAGCGGCACGCTCGCGCGCGCGCTTCTCGGACGGCTTCTCGTAGTGACGACGCAGCTTCATCTCGCGATAGACGCCTTCACGCTGCAGCTTCTTCTTGAGGGCGCGCAGCGCCTGGTCGACATTGTTGTCGCGAACGAGGATTTGCATAAGCGGTCGTCACTCTCCGTTAAATGGGTCAAGGCGGCGGCCCTCAACGACGCGCCTCCAGATCAAGCCATCAAAGCATTAAATAAGGTTCGCCGCAGGACATAGCCTGCGCCGCACGGGCCGCCCGTTACCAGCGGGGCCGCCCGATTTCAAGCTTCGATTCCAGGCGCAACCCCTTGATAAGAGAGTCGGACCGCTCCGGAAAGCGCCCGATCAGGGATCGAGATCCTCGAATCGGGCCGCGGACCTGGCGAGCCGCGCCTCGAGCGCGACTCCAAGATCGGCGCTGACGAGGGCGCCTGCATTCCACATCGCGACATGGCGCAGCCCGTCCTCCACCGTCCGTCCGCGACTGTAATTGAGGCTCATCTTGGCGCCGGCGACGGCGAGCGGCGATTTCTCGGCAATCGTCCGG
The nucleotide sequence above comes from Sphingosinicella sp. BN140058. Encoded proteins:
- the rpsU gene encoding 30S ribosomal protein S21, with the translated sequence MQILVRDNNVDQALRALKKKLQREGVYREMKLRRHYEKPSEKRARERAAAIRRARKLERKRAERDGVR
- a CDS encoding FKBP-type peptidyl-prolyl cis-trans isomerase, encoding MSVTAVPLRPIRKGSVLKLWLGLILLSLLAAGVAWAGTAHQVLQKTASGLQYRVIKEGEGASPTSTDIALVIYTGRLSDGTIFDSNEGRQPTPMPLADGALVKGFTEGLKLMRKGAKYQFRIPPELGYGSEGQGAIPPNSTLEFDVELLEFLPEATVRQMMMQQQMQQMQGGAPGGGGAPGGGMPGGPGGE